ACGCTGCCTCCTTTGAAAACATGCCTCCCTTGGAGACAATTTCTCAAAGTAAATTGGTAAAATAGACTAATTCAAGTTCGATTTCAAGGAAAAAATCAAAGAATACTCATTTTTTTTCCAGCCGGTTCCGGCACACCTCATAGAGCATCAATCCCGCCGCAACAGAGAGATTCAACGATTCGACTCCCGCTTCCATCGGGATTGAGACCACCCGGTCACAGACATCGAGAACCAGCCTGCGCACCCCTCGTTCCCCGCCAACCACCAGCGCCACGGGCCCGGAAAGATCGACATCACGGTAGCACTCCTGCCCGGCCGCGCCCGTTCCGATCACCCAAACCCCCTGTTTTTTAAGGACTTCAATCGTTCGAACAAGATTGGTAACCCTCGTCACGGCGAGCCGTTCCAGGGCGCCGGCCGATCGTTTGAAGGCCACACCACCCAGGGGAGCCGCCCCTTTTTTCGGCACGATCAGACCGTGCACACCCGCGGCCACGGCCGTCCGGGCCACGGCACCCAAATTCCCGGGATCTTCCACGCTGTCCAGAATCAGAAAAAAAGGGTCTTCCCCTTTCCGGGCAGGGAGTGCAAGCAGATCTTCCAGAGGAAGTGTCGTCTTTTCACCACAGCGGGCGATCACCCCTTGGTGTATCCCTCCGGGGACAAGACGATCGAGACGAGTCCGTTCTTCGTAATGGAGTTTCAGGGAGCGTCGGCGCGCCTCCTCCCCGATCCGCCGGATCTTCGGGTTTCTCGACCCCTTCCGGATCCAGACCTCTTCAATGGCCCGATCCGGCAAGCAATTCTTCCACGGGATGAATCCCGAAGATATATTCCACCATTTACCGTTCCCACTCCCAGTCCGTTGTCCCGTCGGGCCGATCCTTCAGCCGAACCCCCCGGGCCGCCAACTCATCCCGAATCCGGTCCGCAGCCGCCCAGTCCCTGTTCTTCCGGGCCGCAAGACGCTCTTCGATCATCGTCTCGATCCGGTGGGAGGATTCGTCGGCGTTCCCTTTCAGAACGGATTCGGGCGCCTCCCGGAAGAGGCCGAGTACCGCGCCGATCTTTTCCATGTTTTCCCGGAAGTTGCGGAGCAAAGGCATC
The sequence above is a segment of the Deltaproteobacteria bacterium genome. Coding sequences within it:
- the rlmB gene encoding 23S rRNA (guanosine(2251)-2'-O)-methyltransferase RlmB; protein product: MPDRAIEEVWIRKGSRNPKIRRIGEEARRRSLKLHYEERTRLDRLVPGGIHQGVIARCGEKTTLPLEDLLALPARKGEDPFFLILDSVEDPGNLGAVARTAVAAGVHGLIVPKKGAAPLGGVAFKRSAGALERLAVTRVTNLVRTIEVLKKQGVWVIGTGAAGQECYRDVDLSGPVALVVGGERGVRRLVLDVCDRVVSIPMEAGVESLNLSVAAGLMLYEVCRNRLEKK